TCATTAATTGTTGCCCATCACTTTTGATTGGTGGTGTTAATAATGAATTTGTCAAGGTTCTTGAGAGATGGAAGAAATTTGGAATTGAAAATAATTGGATTGGAGGGTATTTATCTGGTAAAAGTATGTACAACTGGAACAGAATGCTTGATACAATGGATTTTCTTGATAAGGTAGGTTATAGTGAGGAGCAGATGCATTATTTGTTCAtctcaaatccttcattgctGTTTGAAGGTTCTGGGAAGacaatatatttattgtttggtCGATTACTCAAGCTGGGTCTCAAGATGGATGAGATCTATTCTCTTTTTACACATAATCCTCATATTTTGTCAGGTAAGCGTCTGAAAAATCTTTTGCAAGCACTGAATTTTCTACTTGAGGTTGGAATGGAGCCAAAATACATTGCAAGTATCATATCTACCCATATCCAGCTCCTGGGTTCGTGCCCTCTGAAAGGACCCAAAACTGTTTGCAAAGAACTGAAAGTTGGAAGGCACGACCTATGTCAAATTATTAAGGAAGATCCGCTGAAGTTGTTCAGTGTGGCATCAAAATCGAAAACAAAGAACAGTGAGCAGGCTTCTTCTCAATATCCTAGTATACACATTGAGAAAACAACTTTTTTGTTGAGATTGGGTTACACAGAaaattcagatgagatgatgAAAGCTCTGAAGCAATTTCGAGGCAGAGGAGATCAATTACAGGAGAGGTTTGATTGCCTGGTGGATGCCGGGTTGGACTGCAATGTTGTGGCAAAAATTGTTAAACAAGCCCCTATGATTCTTAACCAGACGAAAGCCATACTTGAAAAGAAGATTGATTGCTTAAGAAACTATTTAGGTTACCCACTGGACTCTGTGGTGGCATTTCCTGCATATTTATGCTATGATATGGAAAGAATCAGAAGAAGACTTTCGATGTACGTTTGGCTGAGGGAGAGAGGTGCAGCAAAGCCTACATTGTCCTTGAGTACTCTTCTTGCATGCTCAGATGCACGTTTTGTAAGATATTTTGTAGATGTCCATCTTGAAGGTCCGGCCATGTGGGAAAGTATAAAGGACCATCAACCTTAAAGCTGAGAACATTTTCATCCTTgctcatgattttttttctaatgaaaAAGGCACCACATTCTATATAACAATATATGCTTTATGAATGGCCCGTCTGTTTGTTGTGCTCatatttctttcactttcatcCATGATTTCAATCTCCTATTGTTCTTCACTTCTTGATTAAATACTATCTAGCTGGGTTGCTTATTCCAGCTTTTCAGTCACTGATTAGTGTGTTATCAATTGAACTGGTACTTGAAGTCAATGTATCATAATCCCTTTGGTACCATTCATACCATTGAACTTTTCGTTTCAACAGAAGAAACTAGAGTTCCCATTTTTTATTTGGGAAGATATATCAACTTTTCAAAATGAGACAGACATATCTCCATGCCTAAATTGGTAAAGCTTTGTCCAATTCCCTGTCTGTCTTAACATGAGACTTGTGTCTTTGGTCACAAAGCATAAATAGATATCTTTTTAAGGTGTGTGAGGCGTGTAACAATGCACGCTatgtatatatttcataaaaaggATGATGTATGTATGGCATTGAACAAAGAATAGCATCTGAACTATGTAATACCTGAGCTCCACATCTACCATACATGGCATATGAAGGTTTCATTTATATTCTTAGTGGATTATAGTGATAATTGAAACTTGCCGTGGAGAATTTCTGTTAGTTCAGTATCAATTTTCATATCTAATATGTTAGCTACATCTCTAttcattatttcttttcttattcttcatttATGATTAGTAAGATGCATCTGTTCAATAATTTCATGGTGAACTGAAACTTTGTGCATAATTCCAACATAACAAAGCGTTTTGAGTCATATGAGAAATTATGTTTAGCTTTTTTAGTTGTTACTGATGGGAAGGTCAAACTGTCTGGTATTGTCACTTACTAGAATTTCCTAGACTTTAACCCATCCCGgggtagcccaagtggtaagggcgAACTTGTGCACATGAGCCCCATGTCATAGTTTTGATTCCCCCTGGGATCAAACTGTGATTTAAGTGAGAACCCACGCATTTCACccattatcaaaaaaaaaaaaaaaaacttcattccTAAACTTACCACTTGTTTCTATTGTGCTATTCAGGATGTAGTGTTGTTAACTCAGTTACTGGGTGGAGTTTGGAACTTTTGATGGATATGATGTTGAAAAGGTTTTGCGTGTAGAACTATATAGAATGTACTTTGTCCTCTTTTCATACTGCATTTACACCTTCTGCAGAATCTTTCTGCCTTCAGTTTTGCATCTGTTATATAAGAGAACATGTTTGGAATGTAGGGTGTTTAAAATGTCAGaattttttcctttccatttcTCCTTAATTCTTATGTTTGATCCAAAAGATTGACTCGTGTAAAACAGTCCTAATCTCTGAGTAATGATCTTCATGCTATTTGCATATCCGAACTTTCTGAATGCAAAATAGTAGCAAACGCCATTTTGATTCCATAAATGGAGTTTCTGGGCTTCATATACGCTGCCAGCTACTTAAGCTAGTTCATCTCAGAATATGACCATTTCCATGTAGGTCTTAACTTACGGTTTAATTAGGGATGACTCCATTGACCCGGGGGTGGCAATTTGTATTTGCAAATCATGTTGGTGTCGTGTCAATTCATGAACATTTAATTATATGAATCAACCTGAACATAACTTGTTAAGCTAAATAAGTCAAACTTTCAAATTCTAACACGACCCATTTAAATAACGAGTTTTGTCGTGTCATCTGTTttgatccgtttaataattaattataaattagttaCCATGGCAcaattcatttcaactcatttcatgaaaataagtTGAAATAACCTGCATAACTTATTTGAATTGATTAATATAATctcacataaaagttaaaatctatatttgttAGTAGCTACAatatctaaagaaaaaataaaaaaaaaacaccaatatTATGAACCTAACAataacaaaatgagcatacGTTCAAAATtacaaacccaacaataaaaatataagcatattaAGAAATGTCAATATTTCAACTAATTgtagttttgaaagaaaatacaaatggGTTATTACGGGTTGATTTCGGATTAAATGAATTGACTTGTTTATTAATGGTGTCTTAATGAGTCAATCCATTTTAATTCGAACCCatttatatcaaaataaaattcgCTAATTTCATGTTGTGTTCTTATTAAATTCATAGGTTGTGTTACATATTATCACTCATAATTCACTTTCTGTTGCTTATTTCTTGATAGATTATAGGGCATATTGCGAAAACGAGTATTAGTTGGCATGTGGAATGTATATTTTCTTCAAACTGCTAGTTGGTTTTGTGACCCGTGAATGAATGAAAATAGtcaattttattgttggggAGGCTATGAATATGTGCTGGTCTGGTGCGTGGTCTTACTTCCACGCGCCCAAGTAAAGTTTGATCTTATTACTATAAGAGTAACATTGGATACCATGCAAGCACAAGCGTTGtacatatcttttaaaaattagtaaaatttattattaaaaaaattaaattattcatgttgatctcatatttatttatttttttaaaaaaaatacacgatATTTACATACTCCATGACTACAAATATATCATTTCCCTTGCTGTAAATGAGTTTTAGTATTGGTGTAGATGtctatgcctttttttttttattagtattttcCTTTGACCTAAGAGATCCCTTTTGTGCAGTTGTTATTGGGATCATGGATATTATATGTTCTGAGAATTACCTGAATACCAGTTACAAGACGGTGATACCGTATCCATTTAGTGCAAACCAGATTACCGTACGATTTATTTGGATGGATTCTATTTATTTCGAATAACATGATATGGAGAGATCCTTCATTCCTACtctttgtattttatatatacatgtaaaaTATGAGgattaataaattcttcttacttttaaatatatacatatatatattatatatttttataggtaagagtaaatattattgaaatgaatgaaaaaggcTCAAgccatgtacatatatatatatatatatatatatatatatataaattaactttAAAAGAGTTGAATTGGGACTCGAGAAATAAACTACAAGAGTTGTTTTTCAATAGCCTGTTCTGATTATCAATCATTTTAAGATGATCCTACCAGGCTACCACTCACACAAGCCCCCTTGCAGAAGATCCAATTATTGTGAATAATAATTGGTTGTCTTTCTCCATTCTGTAATCCTAGAAATGACAGAGTAACCCAGAAATGAACTCACCATGCGCGTTATAGCTTGTTCACTACAGTCTTCAATCAAGTGGCCAAAATCTGCAAGTTACCAAGATGGGAGCAATAGCATTTGATGAGATGCAAATCAATTCTCGACATGTTCTTTCTCGGTACATCCAGGGTTCACCGACTTTCTGAAATGACTTCCGAGATGATGAAAGCTTATGTGAATCCGTTTCAGGAGGAAATAATGATTTACTTCCGTTCGGGTATCAATCTTCTGCTATACAGATTTATAGACTATTACCTGTGAATGCCTTCTAAAAAATAGTTCACAGATCTACTTTCGCATGGTACCAAATGCAGCACAAATGAGACAAAAAGAACGTCAGCGACAATTTCATTCACTCTCTCCTACTGCTTAATAACACTTTCTGCAAAATTCAAAAGTGGAATGATTTCACTAGCTTAATAGTACAACAGAGAGCATGCTAATGCCAAGATCTTAAAGAATAAGATGAGCCATCATTTATGACGCTCTCAACAGTATATTTAGCAAAAAAATTTGCACTTTATCATCAGGCTTATTGAGACAACTTACTTACCCTTACAATCTCCTAACCTTATGATTTACACCATCTTTCAGAGAAGACAATGGTGAGGAAGACAATCCAGAGCGATTCGACTCAGCCTTGTCCTTATGAAATGCCTTTTGAACATCCTGTTTTAGCTCCATGAAGCGCTTCCTCTTGATTCTCTGCTCTTCTGGGGTGCCCTTTTCAAGATAAAACAAATCGGGGAGGTCATCCTCCATGAACTTGTCCAGCACTTCTGAGCAATGAGGAAAATAGCGTCGACCCATCTCCACTGTCACCATGCACCACAAAGTTTCAATGCAAGTAACCAAGTAAAACAACTTTTTTCACTGAGCAGACTGTAAATTAGTTCAATTTAATTAATCTATGTCAATTTGTGACAACTCCAAAATGCAAGTGTACATTTTAAAAATCTTAGCTTAGGCTCTGCTGTTTTGAAAACTAAGCAAGTCTCAGTTGCCTTGATTAATAAATAGTGACAAATAGTCTTAGACACCATAACCAACAATGTTGAACAAACAATGGATTCATGTAGCCAAACCCTATCAAACAACTATCTTTCTCGAGATATTCCTCCCTAATGTGTTTGTATAATGATTGCAGCAAATTCAGTCAGCATGGTAGATAGAAGgcaaaaatatcaatataataACTACGGATGATTTAATAAACTAAGAATTATAAGATTTTTCCAACATAGATCCAGTAAACAATCCCAGTTGAACAACTGAACAATTAAACTAAAACACCACAAAAGAAGTGACTACCAGTCCATCACATACATCATGTACAAgaacagagagagagggagagagaccaTCAACAATCTTTTACCTAAGCAAGCGTTGGTTATATAAGTGTGTTTGTGCACGTGTGTGGGCGGGTGGGTGGGTGAATTTTCCATTTCTCACTTTTTTATACCCATTAAAGAAGCATAATAGACATGCTTTTATGTAAGATAATTCGACTTGTTCTAATTGTTATCCAACAAATCCTAAACTACTAGCACATTCTCATCATCTTAATTTGCAAAAATAGATTAATATCTTGTCTTCACCATTTTACAGACGCAAGGTGACCACCAGACATGAGATGAACCAAAGCCTCGAAAGAAAAGTTCCTTAACTGATAAAACAGCCTTAAATAAGTAAGTATCAGATAAACCattctttttcccctttctctcctctccttttttttttttgagagcgagagagagagagaaagagtcaAGGATTACAAAATAGGTCACAATACAATAGAACAACAGACAAGGCATCAGAATACAATAGTACTGAAAGCCCGCATTACCTGTTTTCACTAGCGCCTCCATTTGAGTTCGCAGTCTCTTGTTTCGCATAATTGGAGTCTCATTCAAATCAACCTCCCTCAAATTCCCACTTGAACCTTTTGAGGTCAAAGGACGGGCAAGCCCAGATGTTGTCTCAGCATGTGCAATGTCTCCGGCTAGCTTAGCTTCGGTAGGGAAGAATAATCGTGCAAATGCCACTGCAATATCATCACACTTATCATTCATCCATGCATGTGTAAGCATAAGTATGGATGAGACTAGCCTAAGTTTGACCAGGTCTATCCTGGTAAATTTGTCAGCGATGAGTAATATAAATTTCCTTAGCCTCCAAACATAAAGAACATCATAAATTGAAGGTTCCCTTAACCTGCATGCATGACTAGCGTCCATTCTAAATTGCTTATCTAGAAGTATTTACCACATTCGGTCCAGCCATGTGCACTGTAAATTGAATCCTAAAGCAAGGAAGGGGCAAAACTTGAGGTATACCTTCAGCTATACCTTTAGGAAATAAATTccaatatttttccaaaatgaaATGTTCAGAATTTGCCAATAATACTACCAGGTAGAAAGAAAGAGaaccaaaacatatatattttatacacaGAAATAACGTGGTTGAATtttatacacaaaaaaaaaaaaaccatggcTGATGGTTCAAATTGCAATAATATTCAGTTATGTTTAAACATTTAGGCCTCATTTGGTTTGGGAGATGagataatcattacaactttcccaaactctcacacaaaatataataaacaatttaactttttcaaatcccaaaacaaaaataatattaaaaaattatattataacaatattttattcaactttcaaattttatctcatctcatctcatctaatataACAATCACAatattaaattagaaaatatctCAAACTATCTTAGATGTATACACTGGAAAGTAACTCTGATTTTCGGAGGATTGAATATCTTCAAATCCCAAAAGGTTCCTTTAAACTCTAGTGTGAAAATCAAGCAACAGGTAACAAAATATAGATTCATCAATGCAATTATCACAAAATCAAGCCTTGCTGAATCTATACTCCTGTAAACTGCACTcaaattccccccccccccccccccccccccccaccacaaacaaacaaaaaaaaaattcctacaGTTTCAAATCAGCAAAGAACTCTCCAATCAATGCAATAATCACAAAATTAAGCCTTTATGAGCAAAAATACTATAGCATAGCTGATGAGATTGGTTAAAAAACTAGTATGGTGAGACAAGGTTAGTGGAATTAATGGTGATTGATTCACATAATACCTCGGTTTTCCAGGTATAGCAACTTCATGTGCACATCGTCTGCAACTGTTTGGGAAGAAATAGATGCATCCCCAGCCATTGGATTCCTCAGCATTTCTCTCTCTAGAACATCAATGCAAATCCGGTCTTTGTTTGCTTCCTGcccctgctctgtttttgcatAATAATCCTTTGGCCTCGTCAATCTCCGACAAATACTAACTGCACTCTGACCATCCAATGTTGATTCTAATGCACTAGCTCTTTTGTTCAGAAGCAACACTATTATTGATGGCTCTTTTCGCCTTGCGGCTATGTGGAGTACAGTGTAACCTCGTTTATTTTGAAGGTTGACATTTGCCCTACCCAGACCAAGCAACTCGGTCACAACCTTAGGATCACAGTAGGCTACAGCATAATGGAGAGCATGGGCTTGGTCTAAGGTTATATCAGACTCAGTCAAGAGAAGTTTCACCAGTTCAACATCATCACAGTCTAATGCTTTGTGAATTCTCCTAATTCTCTTTACATGCAAGGGGTCCACAGCTTGATTATTTTCATCATCATGCTGAGAGTGGAGACGAAGCAAACTAATTTTCTCTGCAATTTCATGAGGTAGCTCTTTCTCAAGAGAGATGCTGTCAAGATCTGATCTTGCTACTCTATCAACACATTGAGTGACAAGCTGACCCAATTGACAATTGAAAGCAACCACAAGAATTGGGATGACATCTTCTACAAAAGCCTTCTCGACAAAGTTAAGAAGACGACGCTGCAACATGTAGAGTATTCATTCAGAATGATCTTCCTGCAGTCAGATTAAACCCTccacagaaaaataaaagatggagaAGAAAAGGCCTAAAACTCTGGGTGTTCTTTTAGTCAATACTTGAAAGTAATGGCAactgattaaaaatattaaataatgcaAAAACAACTGCAATTTTGCCTTTAATTCCAAgagttttgatttctttttaacTATAACAAAGCCGAAAGTCAGGCCAAACCTATAATTTAATGTCGCATTGACAATATTCATGACAAGGTGTGCCACATAAAATCCatgaatcatttttttctttcatccaATGGAGGAAAAAAGATATGATTCGTAATGTCGTTGCCATCCAGAATTTCACTTGGATAATTAATTCATATCCAGGACAGATTTCCAATCACAAAAAGGGGGGAAAAGATATAGGGTGAAGAATTGCTCTCTTTTTTCTATTCCATCACAATGGCCAAACCTGGATGTAATAAAAGAATATGCACTAATATTAACATTTTTAGATTTCAACACAAGTAATCTGAAGGTAGGTACCGGTTTACGCCCCACCATGTATCTCTTATGGCATGACAAATCTAGCACTTGTCATAAACGACGTATAAGTTCATTGCAATAGACTCCTTACATAAAAGTTTAGAAGAATAATTTTAAGTTTGTAGTACAGACTAAGTTGCAGAGAACGTGGATCATATTGCACAGAACGCATACAGGAAGGGGAAATAGCATGACACTTGCAATGGTCTGAGTAggttaattaagaaaatgatttgggTGTGTTAGGCACTTTAAAAACCccaataatataagaaaaatggaaGCACAA
This sequence is a window from Carya illinoinensis cultivar Pawnee chromosome 9, C.illinoinensisPawnee_v1, whole genome shotgun sequence. Protein-coding genes within it:
- the LOC122277557 gene encoding transcription termination factor MTEF18, mitochondrial-like isoform X1; the protein is MLLLQLVNFSHPTLFSLFTMFLSRNHKRLSKLPEMIAKLNYHVLFEPIVYVKRTAKQDPSFISLKVRCFSTYGLSNDAKVSVTESSQLPNFTSRVSRIARTEAQEVLFDYLHCTRGFSFTDAEHISKNSPHFLQNLLSRIDNEKDVARNLTKFLRYNPINEFEPFLESLGLKPSELPMFLPRHLMFLNDDHVMLDNFHALCDYGIPRTRVGKLYKEANEIFGYDYGILALRLQAYETLGLSKSIVIKLINCCPSLLIGGVNNEFVKVLERWKKFGIENNWIGGYLSGKSMYNWNRMLDTMDFLDKVGYSEEQMHYLFISNPSLLFEGSGKTIYLLFGRLLKLGLKMDEIYSLFTHNPHILSGKRLKNLLQALNFLLEVGMEPKYIASIISTHIQLLGSCPLKGPKTVCKELKVGRHDLCQIIKEDPLKLFSVASKSKTKNSEQASSQYPSIHIEKTTFLLRLGYTENSDEMMKALKQFRGRGDQLQERFDCLVDAGLDCNVVAKIVKQAPMILNQTKAILEKKIDCLRNYLGYPLDSVVAFPAYLCYDMERIRRRLSMYVWLRERGAAKPTLSLSTLLACSDARFVRYFVDVHLEGPAMWESIKDHQP
- the LOC122277557 gene encoding transcription termination factor MTEF18, mitochondrial-like isoform X2 — encoded protein: MFLPRHLMFLNDDHVMLDNFHALCDYGIPRTRVGKLYKEANEIFGYDYGILALRLQAYETLGLSKSIVIKLINCCPSLLIGGVNNEFVKVLERWKKFGIENNWIGGYLSGKSMYNWNRMLDTMDFLDKVGYSEEQMHYLFISNPSLLFEGSGKTIYLLFGRLLKLGLKMDEIYSLFTHNPHILSGKRLKNLLQALNFLLEVGMEPKYIASIISTHIQLLGSCPLKGPKTVCKELKVGRHDLCQIIKEDPLKLFSVASKSKTKNSEQASSQYPSIHIEKTTFLLRLGYTENSDEMMKALKQFRGRGDQLQERFDCLVDAGLDCNVVAKIVKQAPMILNQTKAILEKKIDCLRNYLGYPLDSVVAFPAYLCYDMERIRRRLSMYVWLRERGAAKPTLSLSTLLACSDARFVRYFVDVHLEGPAMWESIKDHQP
- the LOC122276115 gene encoding BTB/POZ domain and ankyrin repeat-containing protein NPR1-like isoform X1; protein product: MAYSTEPSSSLSFTSSPHLSNGTFGQAKSPSSGESGLEQGPSLEIISLNKLSSNLEQLVIDPSFDYSDADIIVEGIAVGVNRCILAARSRFFHDLFQRDRGSTEKEGKPKYLMSDLLPFGEVGREAFWVFLSYLYTAKLKPSPMEVSTCVDDSCVHDACRPAINFAVELMYASYIFQTPELVSLFQRRLLNFVEKAFVEDVIPILVVAFNCQLGQLVTQCVDRVARSDLDSISLEKELPHEIAEKISLLRLHSQHDDENNQAVDPLHVKRIRRIHKALDCDDVELVKLLLTESDITLDQAHALHYAVAYCDPKVVTELLGLGRANVNLQNKRGYTVLHIAARRKEPSIIVLLLNKRASALESTLDGQSAVSICRRLTRPKDYYAKTEQGQEANKDRICIDVLEREMLRNPMAGDASISSQTVADDVHMKLLYLENRVAFARLFFPTEAKLAGDIAHAETTSGLARPLTSKGSSGNLREVDLNETPIMRNKRLRTQMEALVKTVEMGRRYFPHCSEVLDKFMEDDLPDLFYLEKGTPEEQRIKRKRFMELKQDVQKAFHKDKAESNRSGLSSSPLSSLKDGVNHKKVLLSSRRE
- the LOC122276115 gene encoding BTB/POZ domain and ankyrin repeat-containing protein NPR1-like isoform X2, whose protein sequence is MAYSTEPSSSLSFTSSPHLSNGTFGQAKSPSSGESGLEQGPSLEIISLNKLSSNLEQLVIDPSFDYSDADIIVEGIAVGVNRCILAARSRFFHDLFQRDRGSTEKEGKPKYLMSDLLPFGEVGREAFWVFLSYLYTAKLKPSPMEVSTCVDDSCVHDACRPAINFAVELMYASYIFQTPELVSLFQRRLLNFVEKAFVEDVIPILVVAFNCQLGQLVTQCVDRVARSDLDSISLEKELPHEIAEKISLLRLHSQHDDENNQAVDPLHVKRIRRIHKALDCDDVELVKLLLTESDITLDQAHALHYAVAYCDPKVVTELLGLGRANVNLQNKRGYTVLHIAARRKEPSIIVLLLNKRASALESTLDGQSAVSICRRLTRPKDYYAKTEQGQEANKDRICIDVLEREMLRNPMAGDASISSQTVADDVHMKLLYLENRVAFARLFFPTEAKLAGDIAHAETTSGLARPLTSKGSSGNLREVDLNETPIMRNKRLRTQMEALVKTVEMGRRYFPHCSEVLDKFMEDDLPDLFYLEKGTPEEQRIKRKRFMELKQDVQKAFHKDKAESNRSGLSSSPLSSLKDGVNHKVRRL
- the LOC122276115 gene encoding BTB/POZ domain and ankyrin repeat-containing protein NPR1-like isoform X3 — protein: MAYSTEPSSSLSFTSSPHLSNGTFGQAKSPSSGESGLEQGPSLEIISLNKLSSNLEQLVIDPSFDYSDADIIVEGIAVGVNRCILAARSRFFHDLFQRDRGSTEKEGKPKYLMSDLLPFGEVGREAFWVFLSYLYTAKLKPSPMEVSTCVDDSCVHDACRPAINFAVELMYASYIFQTPELVSLFQRRLLNFVEKAFVEDVIPILVVAFNCQLGQLVTQCVDRVARSDLDSISLEKELPHEIAEKISLLRLHSQHDDENNQAVDPLHVKRIRRIHKALDCDDVELVKLLLTESDITLDQAHALHYAVAYCDPKVVTELLGLGRANVNLQNKRGYTVLHIAARRKEPSIIVLLLNKRASALESTLDGQSAVSICRRLTRPKDYYAKTEQGQEANKDRICIDVLEREMLRNPMAGDASISSQTVADDVHMKLLYLENRVAFARLFFPTEAKLAGDIAHAETTSGLARPLTSKGSSGNLREVDLNETPIMRNKRLRTQMEALVKTVKELFFRGFGSSHVWWSPCVCKMVKTRY